A section of the Paenibacillus odorifer genome encodes:
- the mobB gene encoding molybdopterin-guanine dinucleotide biosynthesis protein B has product MESHHATVQGPVPVLQIVGYKNSGKTTLACRLIRALSTQGIRVGSAKHDAHHFQLDDPGTDSSRHLLHGAIETVLTSSEATRIMRKSETSLEEIVQSMYGKVDLLIAEGFKSADYPKIALIRNVNEMINLRSQATNIYMWLSWEEDANMKSVTSVVSKNTTPVLLLRDQALIDQEVLNLALSLLQSNIGIPDIREGDSLTGGAHCADWNNTGRGTEFPDEGSE; this is encoded by the coding sequence ATGGAATCTCATCATGCAACAGTACAGGGTCCGGTTCCTGTATTACAAATTGTCGGGTACAAGAATAGCGGAAAAACAACACTTGCCTGCCGTTTAATTCGAGCTCTATCTACTCAAGGTATACGCGTCGGGTCTGCTAAACACGATGCTCACCATTTTCAATTAGATGATCCGGGTACAGACAGCAGCAGGCATCTGCTGCACGGTGCGATTGAAACCGTACTGACATCGTCTGAGGCTACAAGAATAATGCGGAAGTCCGAGACTTCATTAGAAGAAATCGTACAGTCTATGTATGGTAAGGTTGATCTGCTGATTGCTGAAGGGTTCAAATCTGCAGATTATCCCAAAATCGCCTTGATCCGCAATGTAAATGAAATGATAAATCTGCGAAGTCAAGCAACGAATATTTATATGTGGTTAAGCTGGGAGGAGGACGCTAATATGAAAAGTGTAACGTCTGTGGTAAGCAAGAATACTACCCCTGTACTACTTTTAAGGGATCAAGCTCTTATAGATCAGGAGGTCCTCAACCTGGCTTTGTCGCTGCTTCAATCTAATATAGGAATCCCTGACATAAGAGAAGGAGATTCCCTTACAGGAGGTGCACATTGTGCTGACTGGAATAATACTGGCAGGGGGACAGAATTCCCGGATGAAGGGTCGGAATAA
- a CDS encoding YwiC-like family protein: protein MKKYIPNQHGAWAMLVLPFLFGVAASQGQPIHIPLFACWLLIYLFSFPLLQGVKTGRFKRYAQPLKVYGILLLPLIVYLVVAEPKLLWFVLPLVPLFAVNLYYAKTKNERALLNDISAILAFCLIIYPVFYVGQGESWRTATELFLLAVLYFVGTALYVKTIIRERNNISFYYGSVLYHLLVAAAGLFLFPSLLVPLLILLVRAAVLPKTGITVKRTGIIEIGFSFMLYVSVLVLYF, encoded by the coding sequence ATGAAGAAGTATATCCCTAACCAGCACGGCGCCTGGGCGATGCTCGTCCTTCCCTTTCTGTTCGGGGTAGCCGCATCCCAGGGGCAACCGATACATATTCCGCTGTTTGCTTGCTGGCTTCTGATCTATTTGTTCAGTTTTCCTTTACTGCAGGGGGTGAAGACAGGAAGATTTAAACGCTATGCCCAGCCCTTGAAGGTATATGGAATTCTGCTACTCCCTTTGATCGTCTATCTGGTAGTAGCCGAACCTAAGTTGTTATGGTTTGTTCTACCGCTCGTGCCTTTGTTCGCTGTAAATCTCTATTATGCAAAAACTAAAAATGAACGTGCCCTGCTCAATGACATCTCGGCCATTTTGGCATTTTGCCTGATCATTTATCCGGTCTTCTACGTCGGTCAGGGAGAAAGCTGGCGGACAGCGACCGAGTTGTTCCTGCTGGCTGTCCTGTACTTTGTCGGAACCGCTTTGTATGTCAAAACCATCATCCGCGAACGAAATAATATTAGCTTCTATTACGGATCTGTTCTATATCACCTGCTGGTTGCAGCAGCCGGGCTGTTCCTGTTTCCATCTCTGCTTGTTCCGCTGCTCATCCTGCTTGTGCGGGCAGCTGTCCTGCCAAAGACGGGCATCACAGTAAAACGTACCGGAATCATCGAAATTGGCTTCTCCTTTATGTTATATGTGTCTGTGCTCGTGTTGTACTTCTAG
- the moaA gene encoding GTP 3',8-cyclase MoaA, giving the protein MNAHPLQDQLRRPIHDLRISVTDRCNFRCSYCMPKEVFGDDYAFLPASELLTFEEICRLTKLFVSLGVSKIRLTGGEPLMRRNLPELVAGIRAIGGVKDMGLTTNGVLLGAQAAPLYAAGLRRLNVSLDALEHKRFGKMNGRGFTSGLILHHIDHAVEAGFEVKVNMVVQRGVNESEIVPMAAYFKDKNITLRFIEFMDAGNDNGWSYEKVVTKREILERLQGSFELEAQDHNYFGEVAKRYRHKGSCTEVGFITSVSESFCSSCTRARLSSDGKLYTCLFASDGFDLREMLRSGASDQSLLLAIRDVWEQRTDRYSDERTEQTVKNRTKIGMSYIGG; this is encoded by the coding sequence ATGAATGCACATCCACTACAGGATCAATTGCGACGGCCTATCCATGATTTGCGGATTTCGGTAACAGACCGGTGCAATTTCCGCTGTTCCTACTGCATGCCGAAGGAAGTGTTCGGTGATGATTATGCATTCCTCCCCGCAAGCGAGCTGTTAACCTTTGAGGAAATCTGCCGGCTGACGAAGCTGTTCGTATCCCTTGGAGTAAGCAAAATCCGGTTGACCGGTGGCGAGCCGCTTATGCGGCGTAATCTGCCTGAGCTTGTTGCGGGAATCCGTGCTATCGGCGGTGTAAAAGATATGGGACTGACGACGAATGGGGTACTGCTCGGTGCGCAGGCAGCGCCACTGTATGCTGCAGGACTCCGCAGACTGAACGTCAGCTTGGATGCTTTGGAGCATAAGCGGTTTGGAAAAATGAACGGACGGGGCTTTACGTCTGGATTAATTCTGCATCATATTGATCATGCCGTAGAAGCCGGGTTTGAGGTCAAAGTAAACATGGTGGTACAAAGAGGTGTGAACGAATCGGAGATTGTACCGATGGCTGCCTATTTCAAGGATAAGAATATAACTTTGCGGTTCATCGAGTTTATGGATGCCGGCAACGATAACGGCTGGAGCTATGAGAAGGTTGTAACCAAACGGGAAATACTGGAGCGCCTCCAAGGCTCATTTGAACTGGAAGCACAGGACCATAATTATTTTGGCGAGGTAGCCAAAAGGTACCGGCACAAGGGTAGCTGCACCGAGGTCGGTTTTATTACTTCCGTATCTGAATCGTTCTGCTCTTCCTGTACACGTGCCCGGCTGTCTTCCGACGGCAAATTGTACACTTGCCTGTTCGCATCAGACGGTTTTGATCTCAGGGAAATGCTCCGCAGCGGGGCGAGTGACCAAAGCCTGCTGCTAGCCATTAGGGATGTATGGGAGCAGCGGACAGACCGTTACTCCGATGAGCGGACAGAACAAACCGTGAAGAACAGAACAAAGATCGGCATGTCCTATATTGGAGGTTAA
- the glp gene encoding gephyrin-like molybdotransferase Glp — translation MKVEKTRTPVTVAEAVFRVTERACRIGTERIPLAESYGRILAEPLTATHDVPHFTRSPYDGYAISSADSAGASGNNRISFTVVDHIGAGAVSQIAIGPCEAVRLMTGAALPAGADAVVMFEQATAAGHTFTIRKAFAPQENLSLKGEDMRSGEMIVPAGSFIHPGIVALLATFGYGYVQVGKRPVVGILSTGTELLEVTAQLAPGKIRNSNGPMIAAQLARMGIPYRMYDTAADQLEACLLTVRKAMTETDCLITTGGVSVGDYDYLPEIYNRLGADVLFNKVAMRPGSVTTVAVAGDKYLFGLSGNPSACFTGFELFVRPALLKMMGADKIYLPRTTAVLAEDYPKANPFTRFIRAVHDRTSVRPAGFNKSNAVSSIARGNSLIVLPGGTRGYAAGDLVDVLLLGVEEGTDKWVL, via the coding sequence ATGAAGGTGGAAAAGACCAGAACTCCGGTTACCGTTGCCGAAGCTGTATTCCGGGTAACTGAAAGAGCATGTCGCATAGGTACAGAAAGGATTCCACTTGCTGAAAGCTATGGACGGATCCTGGCGGAGCCGCTGACGGCAACCCATGATGTTCCGCATTTTACCCGATCACCCTATGACGGATATGCAATTTCTTCGGCAGATTCTGCCGGTGCTTCCGGTAATAACAGGATCAGCTTTACTGTAGTAGATCATATCGGCGCAGGGGCAGTATCTCAGATTGCAATTGGGCCATGCGAAGCTGTCCGTCTGATGACGGGAGCGGCGCTGCCGGCAGGAGCGGATGCTGTAGTTATGTTTGAACAGGCCACAGCAGCAGGTCATACGTTTACAATCCGTAAAGCTTTTGCGCCACAGGAGAATCTGTCCCTGAAGGGTGAAGATATGCGGTCAGGAGAAATGATCGTTCCGGCCGGCAGCTTCATTCATCCCGGGATTGTAGCGCTGCTGGCTACATTCGGTTATGGGTATGTTCAGGTCGGTAAGCGGCCGGTAGTAGGGATATTGTCTACGGGAACCGAACTGCTGGAGGTGACAGCACAGCTTGCACCCGGCAAAATCCGCAACAGTAACGGACCGATGATCGCAGCCCAGCTCGCCCGGATGGGTATTCCTTACCGGATGTATGATACAGCCGCAGACCAACTGGAAGCATGCCTGCTGACGGTGCGGAAGGCAATGACAGAAACAGACTGCCTGATCACAACGGGAGGTGTGTCCGTCGGTGATTATGACTACCTGCCGGAAATATATAACCGTCTCGGGGCTGATGTGCTGTTCAACAAGGTGGCGATGCGTCCGGGCAGCGTGACCACAGTTGCGGTTGCCGGGGATAAGTACTTGTTCGGACTGTCCGGCAATCCTTCTGCCTGCTTCACAGGCTTCGAGCTGTTTGTTAGACCCGCCCTGCTCAAAATGATGGGAGCGGATAAAATTTATCTGCCGCGCACGACGGCGGTACTGGCAGAGGATTACCCAAAGGCCAATCCGTTCACCCGGTTTATCCGGGCTGTTCATGACCGCACCTCGGTGCGTCCTGCCGGTTTCAATAAATCTAATGCCGTATCTTCCATCGCACGCGGGAATTCGCTGATTGTGCTGCCGGGCGGGACAAGAGGTTACGCCGCAGGTGATCTTGTTGATGTACTGCTTCTGGGTGTTGAAGAAGGTACGGATAAATGGGTACTGTAA
- a CDS encoding nitrate/nitrite transporter, which translates to MIKKMQLPLQTLNLITGFMVWVIISSLMPFISEDISIPPGRLAMVTAIPVVLGSILRIPLGYYANILGARIIFMFSFILLLFPVYFISEASSVTHLIIGGLFLGIGGAVFSVGVTSLPKYFPKDKHGLVNGIYGIGNIGTAVTTFSAPIVAAQIGWAPAVKMYLILLLVFIALNFFFGDRHEPKLKTPIIEQIKGVSKNEKLWLFSLFYFITFGSFVAFTIYLPNFLVSNFGLEKVDAGMRTAGFIAVATFFRPIGGWLADKFQPLFLLTGTFSIYTVAAIILAFMPDMGLYTVGCLAIAFSAGIGNGVIFKLVPLYFNKQAGVANGIVSMMGGLGGFFPPIMLSVIYSATGQYSIGFMLLSQVALASLVLVVWIYFQDRLALTSEVFNSTGQGILVTDVSGLIKTVNPAFTKLTGYTEDEVLGRQPSILKSGRQSKEFYRLMWSEVREKGMWQGEIWNKRKGGEEYLQWLNISAVKDETGEDVRYVGTFSDITEK; encoded by the coding sequence ATGATTAAAAAAATGCAATTGCCGCTACAAACATTAAACTTGATTACTGGATTCATGGTGTGGGTGATCATCTCTTCCCTGATGCCCTTTATTTCCGAGGATATCAGCATTCCTCCGGGGCGGCTAGCGATGGTCACGGCTATTCCGGTGGTGCTCGGCTCTATTCTAAGGATTCCTTTAGGCTATTATGCAAACATTCTGGGAGCACGCATTATTTTTATGTTCAGCTTTATCCTGCTTTTGTTTCCGGTATATTTCATCAGTGAAGCATCCTCGGTCACTCATTTAATTATCGGAGGTTTGTTCCTGGGAATCGGCGGAGCCGTTTTTTCGGTAGGTGTAACCTCTTTGCCGAAGTATTTCCCTAAAGATAAGCATGGTCTGGTCAACGGAATCTACGGGATCGGGAATATCGGAACAGCTGTCACTACCTTCTCGGCTCCGATTGTGGCAGCACAGATTGGCTGGGCACCCGCGGTTAAAATGTATCTTATCCTGTTACTGGTATTTATCGCATTAAATTTCTTCTTTGGGGATCGTCATGAGCCTAAACTCAAAACGCCGATTATTGAACAGATCAAGGGCGTGTCCAAAAATGAAAAGCTCTGGCTTTTCTCCTTGTTCTATTTCATAACCTTTGGCTCCTTCGTTGCCTTCACTATTTATCTGCCGAACTTTCTAGTTTCGAACTTCGGTCTGGAAAAAGTGGATGCCGGGATGCGCACAGCCGGCTTCATTGCCGTTGCGACCTTCTTCCGGCCGATAGGCGGCTGGCTTGCCGACAAGTTCCAGCCTTTGTTTCTGCTTACCGGCACATTCAGTATTTATACGGTTGCAGCAATCATCCTGGCATTTATGCCTGACATGGGCTTATATACAGTAGGTTGCCTTGCTATTGCGTTCAGCGCGGGAATCGGTAACGGAGTCATATTCAAATTAGTCCCACTGTACTTCAATAAGCAGGCGGGTGTCGCCAACGGGATCGTATCGATGATGGGCGGTCTGGGCGGTTTTTTCCCTCCCATTATGCTGTCGGTGATTTATTCGGCTACAGGGCAATATTCCATCGGGTTCATGCTGCTCTCTCAGGTAGCGCTGGCCAGTCTGGTGCTGGTAGTGTGGATCTATTTTCAGGACCGGCTTGCGCTTACCTCTGAAGTGTTCAATTCTACCGGACAGGGGATTCTGGTTACGGATGTCTCCGGTCTGATCAAGACCGTCAATCCGGCGTTCACGAAGCTCACCGGCTATACGGAAGACGAAGTTCTTGGCAGACAGCCCAGCATTCTGAAGTCAGGCCGCCAATCCAAGGAGTTCTACCGCTTAATGTGGAGCGAAGTCAGGGAGAAGGGGATGTGGCAGGGTGAAATCTGGAACAAGCGCAAGGGCGGGGAAGAGTATTTGCAGTGGCTGAATATCAGCGCTGTAAAGGATGAGACCGGCGAAGATGTCCGGTATGTAGGCACATTCAGCGATATTACGGAGAAATAA
- a CDS encoding hemerythrin domain-containing protein: MPENTGLKFTMPAMRILENEHRYLSFLMEEWHALVLWFEHDQPVLEESRTQLHKLRKAILEFTGPLKKHTVKEETFFFPLLGSYIGFEQGPLVGIQEEHREIDGYIGHFLHYTEGNIDMLPLEDIRAAVKDAGEAFEVLTVHFVKEETVIYPMAEHQLSAKDKERLSQQLNTLIT; encoded by the coding sequence ATGCCGGAAAATACAGGGCTCAAGTTTACGATGCCCGCCATGCGTATTCTTGAGAATGAACACCGCTATTTATCATTTCTGATGGAAGAATGGCATGCCCTTGTACTCTGGTTTGAACACGATCAGCCCGTTCTGGAAGAATCTAGGACACAGCTGCATAAGCTGCGTAAGGCGATTCTGGAGTTTACTGGTCCGTTGAAGAAGCATACTGTGAAGGAAGAAACGTTTTTTTTTCCGCTGCTTGGCAGTTATATCGGCTTTGAACAAGGACCACTGGTCGGCATCCAGGAGGAGCACCGCGAGATTGACGGATATATAGGGCATTTCCTGCATTACACAGAGGGCAATATAGATATGCTGCCGCTTGAGGATATCCGCGCAGCTGTTAAGGATGCAGGGGAGGCTTTTGAGGTTCTGACGGTACACTTTGTCAAAGAAGAGACTGTCATTTACCCGATGGCCGAGCATCAGCTGAGTGCGAAAGACAAAGAACGGTTAAGCCAGCAATTGAATACGCTCATTACGTGA
- a CDS encoding response regulator transcription factor → MKIVIADDHAIVRSGFSMILNFQDDIEVIGAAADGREAYIMVAKFRPDILIMDLSMPPGESGLVATGKIKEDYPDTKILILTMHDDDEYLFHVLKNGASGYVLKSAPDEELLLAIRTIYEGGTYIHPKMATSLVREFIKQDKSGGTEDLFELLSKRELEILPLIAKGYGNKEIAEKLFISVKTVEAHKAKIMEKLNLKSRPELVEYALRKKMLDF, encoded by the coding sequence ATGAAGATCGTCATTGCAGACGACCATGCGATCGTACGGAGCGGATTCTCCATGATTCTCAATTTTCAGGATGACATAGAAGTGATCGGAGCGGCGGCAGACGGGAGGGAAGCTTATATAATGGTTGCCAAATTCCGGCCGGATATTCTGATTATGGATTTAAGCATGCCTCCGGGCGAAAGTGGGCTGGTTGCAACCGGGAAGATTAAAGAGGATTATCCCGATACCAAAATCCTAATTCTGACGATGCATGACGATGATGAATATCTTTTTCATGTATTGAAGAACGGGGCCTCCGGTTATGTTCTCAAAAGCGCTCCGGACGAGGAGCTTTTGCTGGCCATCCGGACCATTTATGAAGGCGGCACTTATATCCATCCTAAGATGGCGACCTCACTGGTCCGTGAATTTATTAAGCAGGACAAATCCGGCGGTACAGAGGATCTGTTTGAGCTGTTGTCCAAACGTGAACTGGAGATCCTGCCGCTTATCGCCAAGGGATACGGGAACAAGGAAATCGCAGAGAAGCTGTTTATTTCGGTAAAAACGGTGGAAGCCCACAAAGCGAAAATTATGGAGAAGTTAAACCTTAAAAGCAGACCGGAGCTGGTCGAGTATGCTTTAAGGAAAAAAATGCTGGATTTCTGA
- a CDS encoding sensor histidine kinase: MDLRSLLMTKLFENSSEAMFFFDRQGKALAMNPAAENIVDQDILKQLYQGNPEALCGTCRGYTSETELRTCLNCYFHTPDSEEFTSYQVYLETKDKGIVPYAATFHTIDDENGIRVFMLRDLSRQFTTQEKFYQNKMMKHIIEAQENERKRISRELHDSVAQELMSAVIDLRVLKYMTADEQLLKKVKQTEVSMTRLLNDIRNLSVELRPAALDDFGLEAAFRSHFKRMEQSYGLIIEYESRLLEKRYESEIETVMYRVCQEAVLNALKYAQVDSVKVSLTENDGVLRLLIKDEGTGFIQGDEPNGTGLGLFGMQERAELVGGTFTVDSGIGRGTTIILQVPVGLSRGKE, from the coding sequence ATGGATCTGCGGAGCCTGCTCATGACGAAGCTGTTCGAGAACAGCTCGGAGGCGATGTTCTTTTTTGACCGGCAAGGGAAAGCCCTGGCGATGAATCCGGCTGCCGAGAACATCGTTGACCAGGATATCCTGAAGCAGTTGTATCAGGGAAATCCGGAGGCACTATGCGGGACCTGCCGGGGATACACTAGTGAGACGGAGCTCCGCACATGCCTTAATTGTTACTTTCATACACCGGACTCAGAGGAATTTACCTCTTATCAAGTCTATCTGGAGACGAAAGATAAGGGGATTGTCCCTTATGCCGCCACCTTTCACACGATAGATGACGAGAATGGTATCAGAGTGTTTATGCTCAGGGATCTGAGCAGACAGTTCACGACACAAGAGAAGTTCTACCAGAACAAGATGATGAAGCATATCATTGAGGCGCAGGAGAATGAACGCAAGCGGATATCCCGTGAACTGCATGACAGCGTTGCCCAAGAGCTGATGAGTGCCGTGATTGATCTGCGTGTGCTCAAATATATGACAGCTGATGAACAGCTGCTGAAGAAGGTGAAGCAGACCGAAGTATCCATGACAAGACTTCTGAATGATATCCGCAACCTTTCCGTGGAGCTCAGGCCGGCTGCACTTGATGATTTCGGGCTGGAGGCTGCATTCCGGTCACACTTCAAGCGGATGGAACAAAGCTACGGACTTATAATTGAATATGAGTCCCGGCTTTTGGAGAAACGGTATGAGAGTGAGATTGAAACCGTCATGTACCGTGTATGCCAGGAAGCTGTGTTGAACGCCCTGAAGTATGCCCAGGTAGACAGCGTCAAAGTATCTCTTACAGAAAATGACGGCGTGCTGCGGCTTCTGATTAAGGATGAGGGAACAGGCTTCATTCAGGGAGACGAACCCAATGGAACCGGACTTGGTCTTTTTGGCATGCAGGAACGGGCGGAGCTGGTGGGTGGCACCTTCACCGTAGATTCAGGGATAGGTAGGGGCACAACCATTATTTTACAGGTGCCAGTAGGATTATCCCGAGGAAAGGAATGA
- a CDS encoding GAF domain-containing protein, translated as MNNKVDYQIELDRIRAALGYDFMSLALAEPAEYDYVIRWKYASGNINDRYKRIVLQSGRGIAGIVFKTGKPFLIPSVQTDVKPDTLFNYPITKMENLNSIGAVPVWNDARVAGVLLGGFRGERQVTAEMLRDLDRVARKGIGDLNGKELLLS; from the coding sequence ATGAACAATAAGGTGGATTATCAAATCGAGCTTGACCGGATCCGCGCAGCTCTAGGATATGACTTCATGTCGCTGGCTCTTGCTGAACCTGCGGAATATGACTATGTAATCCGGTGGAAATACGCCTCAGGGAACATTAATGACCGTTACAAACGGATTGTACTTCAATCCGGCAGAGGGATTGCAGGGATCGTGTTCAAGACCGGAAAACCGTTCTTAATCCCTTCTGTGCAGACAGATGTGAAGCCTGATACCTTGTTTAATTATCCCATTACTAAGATGGAGAATTTGAACAGTATTGGTGCTGTACCGGTGTGGAATGATGCCCGCGTCGCAGGCGTGCTTCTAGGCGGTTTCAGGGGTGAACGGCAGGTAACCGCTGAAATGCTGAGAGACCTGGACAGGGTAGCACGTAAGGGGATTGGAGACTTGAACGGGAAGGAATTGTTGCTCAGTTGA
- the narI gene encoding respiratory nitrate reductase subunit gamma, whose product MNMLGQFLWVIFPYMCMVIFIGGHIFRYRKDQFNWTAKSSEFIEKKQLKFGSILFHLGIMPVILGHIGGLAVPKSWLESIGVSDHLYHIGAVYIGGIFGAATLLGMLILTSRRFTLKNVRRLSSASDLIVNSLLLFIVFMGMYSTIVTNAVQPEFDYRDTISVWFRGLFMFRPDPTLMSDVPFSFKLHILSGFAIFAFWPFTRLVHVWSVPLNYIGRSYILYRRNKSN is encoded by the coding sequence ATGAATATGCTGGGTCAGTTTTTATGGGTCATTTTTCCCTACATGTGTATGGTGATCTTTATCGGCGGACATATTTTTCGTTATCGTAAGGATCAGTTTAACTGGACGGCCAAATCCAGTGAATTTATTGAAAAGAAACAACTGAAATTCGGCAGCATTCTGTTCCACCTCGGAATTATGCCGGTTATCCTGGGCCATATTGGCGGGCTCGCTGTTCCGAAATCATGGCTGGAATCCATCGGCGTAAGTGATCATCTTTACCACATCGGCGCGGTATACATCGGGGGCATCTTCGGTGCAGCCACACTGCTCGGGATGCTGATTCTGACTTCGCGGCGCTTTACGCTTAAGAATGTCCGCCGTCTCAGCAGTGCATCGGACCTGATAGTCAACTCACTCCTCCTGTTTATCGTGTTTATGGGGATGTACTCTACCATTGTAACGAATGCCGTACAACCTGAGTTTGACTACCGCGATACGATTTCTGTCTGGTTCCGCGGCCTGTTCATGTTCCGTCCGGACCCGACACTGATGAGTGATGTGCCGTTTTCCTTCAAGCTTCACATCTTGTCGGGGTTTGCCATCTTTGCCTTTTGGCCGTTCACCCGGTTGGTCCATGTATGGAGTGTTCCGTTGAATTATATAGGCAGAAGTTATATCCTATACAGAAGAAATAAATCGAATTAA
- the narJ gene encoding nitrate reductase molybdenum cofactor assembly chaperone, with protein MIDLIKLHDYKESFGYFALQLMYPEKLDFHPAFLEEAFDSTHPGYAHVHTYWKQMQSFSLDEIQESYAATFDFQKDCALYMTYFKFEEAKERGQMLAKLKLLYEMFGLEMPEEELPDYLPLMCEFLYAAQWLEVPGAPENFRMLIAILEDGTYHLLKALERNESPYFHLVKGLRETLKACAEQEALSQ; from the coding sequence GTGATTGATCTGATCAAACTGCATGATTACAAGGAATCCTTCGGTTATTTCGCCCTGCAGCTCATGTACCCGGAGAAGCTGGACTTTCATCCGGCTTTTCTGGAAGAGGCGTTTGACAGCACTCATCCGGGTTATGCCCATGTGCATACCTATTGGAAGCAAATGCAGAGCTTCAGTCTGGATGAGATTCAGGAGAGTTATGCCGCTACATTTGATTTTCAGAAGGACTGCGCCTTGTATATGACCTATTTCAAATTTGAGGAGGCCAAGGAACGGGGGCAAATGCTCGCCAAGTTGAAGCTTCTGTACGAAATGTTCGGTCTGGAAATGCCGGAGGAAGAACTACCTGATTATTTGCCGCTTATGTGTGAATTTCTATATGCCGCGCAGTGGTTGGAAGTCCCGGGAGCGCCGGAGAATTTCCGGATGCTGATAGCGATTCTTGAGGATGGTACGTATCATCTGCTCAAGGCTCTGGAACGAAATGAAAGTCCCTATTTCCATCTGGTCAAGGGATTGCGCGAAACATTAAAAGCTTGTGCTGAACAGGAGGCCCTGAGTCAATGA